The genome window TCAAAGTCGTTATGTATCCTAATATCCCTCCTTGGGGAACAATAATACCAACAATCAAATATAACGAGTACTGGAGGTTTTCTATAGATTCATTATTAAACAACAAGACAACCAATTTTGGTACACTATTGAATCCTTGGAGTGTGAGGTATATAATTGTTAGAACAGCACCTTCGAAAAGTGAAGCCGAGCTTGATGCTATTTTGAATTTGTTTAAGGAAAGTAGACAAGTTATAACTGCTTTAAAAAATCAAGATGATGTAGCATTTATCAAGAACGTTGGTAGTTTATATGTATTTGAAAATTTGGAGTATTCTCCTCAAATAACAATACCAAATATGGTTATAGGAATTGATGATGGGTTAGATACCATTAACTCACTTTCTCACATAGGGATAATGAATAAGAACTTTACATCTGTGCAAGTTTTATCTCAAAGCATTAATAATTTTATGAGAGAATTTAACATTTCCAACATATTAGTATTTCCAGGTAGTAACATTCTATTCCCTCTTAATAGTGAGACAAAGGTAATAACTCCATTCCATGCTACTATCCATCATAGTCCTGCAGAGATGTGGTCTAAAGCTGCAACCAATGATCCTCTTCATGGTGATTGGCATCCATATTTAAAGAATCTCGGAATGGAAAATTGGCAGTTTGATTATGGGAAGGGCTTAGTGTTTACATGGGCATTAAGAGAAATTCCCAAAGATTTAACTCCAAAATCCTCAGATTTAATTGCTTTTTGGAATTTTAGTAACAAGAAAGAGTTCAATGACTGGAAAAATATGACACCTGAAAAGCAGTTTAACGCAATTCAGGAACTAAAACTTGATAATAACTCGCTCCAAGTGTTATTATGGAATTCAACATGGGGATGGAAGACAATAAAATCACCTTTAATTGAAGTAGAGCCAGAGCATGTTTATCGTTTTGAACTTAAGATCAAAGGTTATAATGCCCATAAAGTACACATAAAAATAGCCGAATTTGACAAGAATAACAAATATTTATCAACCAAATATATCACCGGAGTTGGAGATGGAACTTTTGACTGGAAAACTGTAACCTTTGATTACCAGCCTGAAAATGAAAACACCAAGTATCTCCAACTCCAAATATGGCATGGTCATGAAACAGATAAACCACTGCCCAATATAATCTGGGTAGATGATGTGAGAGTTTATGACATAACAAACTACACTAAGCCAGTCACCCTTGAAATCCCCTTCAAAGTCGATAAAACTGACAATTACAAGCTTTTCATTCGCTACTTTAAGAACCAGAAAGGTGGAGCAATAAGAGTTTACCTAGATGGGACTCCAATTTATATCAAGACCAAAGACCAACTCAACAAATTCGTTTGGGAAGATCTAGGCACATTCAAGCTTGAAAAAGGGGAACACAAAATAGTTCTTGAGAACGTTAGAGGTTTCAATGCAGTTAATTTATTTGCATTAGTGCCGGAGAACGAATATTATAACGCAAAGGAAGAAGTTGGAAGGTTATTGCAGAACAAGACCATAATCTATCTATTTGAAGCGGAATCCGACTTATACAGGGAAAAAGCCGAGGTCATAAAAGACTTCAATGCAAGCAATGGAGAAGCTGTAAAATTCAAAGATAAAGGAAAAGCATGGCAAAATGTGGAAATCGTGAAGAATAGTACCTATAAACTTGCATTAAAAGGGGCAGGTACATTTAATGTATCCATAGGGAACTACAGCTATATTTTGACCTTAAATAATCTAACATTCAAATACACCCCAATGTTCTACTTGAGAAATGGAGAGTACAAATTAAAAATTATCTCCTTATCAAAGAATGCTATCTTAGATGTCGTCTGGCTCTACTCAACAAACAACAACGAAACACTTGAAGAACTCTTCCAAGTCAAGGAAAAGCCAGCCCAAGTCCAAAACTGCACAAAAATCAACCCAACCCTCTGGAAGGTCGAAGTCAATGCAACAAAGCCCTTCATGTTAACCTTCGCCGAATCCTATGACCCGCTGTGGGAAGCTAGGGTTTACAAAGATGGTAAATTAATAGAAAAAGTCTCTCCAGTTCCCGTCTATGGAGTAATCAACGGCTTCTGGGTCAACCAGACCGGAGACCTTGAAATAGTCTTAAGATACACTCCTCAGGACTGGTTCGAGAGGGGATTAATAATCTCCTTAACAACCTTCATCTTAAGCCTCTCCTACATCTTCTACGACTGGAGGAGAGAGAAGGGCGATAAATGGGCTAAGAAATTGGAAGAGAAGTTCAGAAGGATAATTAGTAGAGTCAAGATAAAGGGGCATTAACCTCCTAACTAGGAAAAAAGCTTCCTTCAATTTTTTATTCTTTTTGTAATAGTTCTTTTATGGCTTTTTCAATTTTCCAGACCTCAATTAAACCTTCTTTGCCAATCTTTTCAAAGTGCTTATCGTTAGTTATGATAACAGCCCTGGTTTTGAGGCAGGTAGCGGCGTGAACAGCATCAGCAACTTGGTTTAGAGGGAAGTACTTCAAACACTTAAGAACTTCCTCCCTTGAGGGATTCACGATTTTAGTCCTTTTTCTTAGAAACTCGAAGAAATCCATTGCATTAAGTGCTTCGGCATACTTCTTATACTCAGCAAGGAGGACATCATTCCCAACAAGCTCATAATCCGAAGTAAGCAGATAAAGGAGCAGATCCGTTGTTTTTGTCCAGCCCTTTTTTACTGCAGCAATGAAAACGTTAGTATCAATCAGAAATCTTGTATTTTTCTTTGGCAACTCTATTCCCCTCTTCCTCTGTTTCCTTTTCTAGCTTGTCAATATCTACCTTCTTTGCCTTTGCTATGAGCTCTTGGAGCATCTGCTTCACATTAAAACGCTTTAATATTATTGTTTCATTGTCAATTTCTGTTACCAAGAACTCTTCCCCCTTCTTAATCTTCAGCTTTCTCCTAATATCTTTTGGGAGCAAAATCCTACCCTTTTCATCAACCCTAGTAATTCCCACTTTTCCCACCAATCCAACTTTTTGACAAACAGTATTTAAAGATTTCTCAAGTGATTACTGTTATAATAAGATCTATAAAATGTAACAAATTATTACTAATCAATAGTCTAGTGAATCTTTTCATCTTAGAATTTTTACATCTTATGACAAGGTGAAGCTTCTACGTTTGAGGTTAAGAAGGTTAATTCGAGAACTTAAGGAAGTTATTTATGTAACAACCATTAACTTTTTTAAGGATTGTTACATAAATAACAACCATGAAAAAGCTAATCAAATACATACTTTCCGAATTTGGTGGAAAAGTCGCGAGGAAGGAAGAAATAGAAGAGGTATGTGAAAGGTTTAAGGCAGATGTTGACAAGACAATAAACTTCATGATATCCTACGGATATCTCGTGAGGATTTTAAGAGGTCTCTACTATGTCAAAACTCTCGAAGAGTTCAAGCTCAAAAAGAGCATTGATACACTCAGGTTAATTTCTCTCGGCATGGATAAGCTGGGAATAGATTGGTATTTTGGTTTGTACACTGCTCTGAGGCTTAATGGAGTTACTCATGAATATTTCCCAACAATTTTCGTTTTGAGTGATGCTATCTACAGACCAAGACCAATAAACATTAATGGAGAAAATGTCAAATTCATTAAGCTCAAGAAGAGCCTTTTTGGATTTGGGGTAATTGAAAAAAATGGAATAAAATTTTCTGACCTTGAGAAAACGATACTCGACATAATCTACATCTCCAGATACAGGTCTGTTCCAGAGGAGAGAATTATTTCAGTGGTTGATGAATA of Thermococcus sp. M39 contains these proteins:
- a CDS encoding PIN domain-containing protein, coding for MPKKNTRFLIDTNVFIAAVKKGWTKTTDLLLYLLTSDYELVGNDVLLAEYKKYAEALNAMDFFEFLRKRTKIVNPSREEVLKCLKYFPLNQVADAVHAATCLKTRAVIITNDKHFEKIGKEGLIEVWKIEKAIKELLQKE
- a CDS encoding AbrB/MazE/SpoVT family DNA-binding domain-containing protein, which encodes MGITRVDEKGRILLPKDIRRKLKIKKGEEFLVTEIDNETIILKRFNVKQMLQELIAKAKKVDIDKLEKETEEEGNRVAKEKYKISD